A genomic window from Sulfurospirillum multivorans DSM 12446 includes:
- a CDS encoding cytochrome ubiquinol oxidase subunit I yields MNELASVDWSRAQFALTAIYHFLFVPLTLGLSFLVAIMETLYVKTGDLEWKKATKFWMTLFAINFAIGVATGLIMEFEFGTNWANYSWFVGDIFGAPLAVEGILAFFMESTFFAVMFFGWNKVSKGFHLLSTWLVALGSNLSAFWILVANGWMQYPVGMVFNPDSARNEMANFFDVLLSPVAIAKFLHTVASGYVIGSLFVVGISAWFLLKKRDLHFAKRSMLVGASFGLLTSIFLTLSGDESAYQVAQHQPVKLAAMEGIYKGEHRAGLIAFAVLNPDKKIGDDLHPFIGDIEIPYLLSFLGYRNIEAFVPGLDDLVYGNPSKGVISASERIESGKIALGALKSYREAKKEGNAALMQESHTLLTTHMPNFGYGYLDKPEQIVPPIALTFYTFHLMVSLGMWFLALFIIVLFLLMKREIMRYKPVLYAALWSIPLGYIAAECGWIVAEVGRQPWAIQDLMPVHIAATNLGSGNVMISFTLFAILFTLLLIAEIKIMLKQIAIGPDGGH; encoded by the coding sequence GTGAATGAACTCGCTTCGGTGGATTGGAGTAGGGCGCAATTTGCGCTGACCGCCATCTACCATTTTTTATTTGTTCCCTTAACATTGGGACTCAGTTTTTTAGTGGCAATTATGGAGACACTTTATGTCAAAACGGGTGATCTTGAGTGGAAAAAAGCAACCAAGTTTTGGATGACGCTTTTTGCCATAAACTTTGCCATCGGCGTTGCCACAGGGCTCATTATGGAGTTTGAATTTGGTACCAACTGGGCGAATTATTCGTGGTTTGTCGGTGACATCTTTGGCGCACCACTTGCGGTGGAAGGCATTTTAGCCTTTTTTATGGAATCCACCTTTTTTGCGGTCATGTTTTTTGGTTGGAACAAAGTCAGCAAAGGCTTTCACCTGCTCTCCACATGGTTGGTTGCCCTTGGCTCAAACCTCTCTGCCTTTTGGATTTTAGTGGCGAACGGTTGGATGCAATATCCTGTTGGCATGGTGTTTAATCCAGACAGTGCGCGCAACGAGATGGCAAACTTTTTTGATGTTTTGCTCTCACCTGTGGCAATTGCAAAGTTTCTGCATACAGTTGCAAGTGGCTATGTGATCGGGTCCTTGTTTGTTGTAGGCATCTCTGCATGGTTTTTACTTAAAAAACGCGATCTTCATTTTGCCAAACGGAGTATGCTTGTGGGAGCTTCCTTTGGTCTACTCACCTCCATTTTTTTAACCCTTAGCGGTGATGAGAGTGCCTATCAGGTTGCACAACATCAACCGGTTAAGCTTGCAGCGATGGAAGGGATTTATAAAGGAGAACATCGTGCCGGTCTTATTGCGTTTGCCGTTTTAAATCCTGATAAAAAAATAGGCGATGATCTGCACCCGTTTATTGGTGATATTGAGATACCGTATCTTCTCTCGTTTCTAGGATACCGCAACATTGAGGCGTTTGTGCCAGGGTTAGATGATTTGGTGTATGGCAATCCCTCTAAAGGTGTTATATCGGCAAGCGAGCGTATTGAAAGTGGCAAAATAGCCCTGGGTGCGCTTAAGAGCTATCGTGAAGCGAAAAAAGAGGGTAATGCGGCTTTAATGCAAGAATCCCACACGCTTTTAACGACGCATATGCCCAACTTTGGCTATGGTTATTTGGACAAACCTGAGCAGATCGTGCCTCCCATTGCCCTAACATTTTATACGTTCCATCTGATGGTCAGTCTTGGGATGTGGTTTTTAGCACTGTTTATCATTGTGCTTTTTCTCTTAATGAAGCGTGAGATAATGCGTTATAAACCTGTTTTGTATGCAGCGCTTTGGAGCATTCCTTTGGGTTACATTGCCGCTGAATGCGGTTGGATTGTGGCGGAGGTTGGCAGACAGCCGTGGGCGATTCAAGACTTGATGCCCGTGCACATTGCTGCAACGAACTTAGGTAGCGGGAATGTGATGATCTCATTTACCCTGTTTGCCATACTTTTTACCCTTTTGTTGATTGCTGAAATTAAGATTATGTTGAAGCAAATCGCAATCGGCCCTGATGGAGGTCACTGA
- a CDS encoding response regulator transcription factor translates to MINVLMIEDDAEFAEILSEYLAKYNIKITNYEDPYLGLTAGIKKYDLLILDLTLPGMDGLEVCKEIVAQYDIPIIISSARSDISDKVIGLQIGADDYLPKPYDPKEMYARIQSLIRRYKKSSTLEDQQGSSLFLVDEKRHEISFKNEVLSLTPAEYEILSYMIKQNGFSISREQLVYNCKSLKDKGSKSLDVIIGRLRAKIGDDSKSPEYIHSVRGIGYKLVG, encoded by the coding sequence ATGATTAATGTTTTGATGATAGAAGATGATGCTGAGTTTGCTGAAATCTTAAGTGAATACCTCGCGAAATACAATATCAAAATCACCAATTATGAAGACCCTTACTTGGGGTTAACGGCGGGCATTAAAAAGTACGATCTGTTGATTTTAGATCTGACGTTGCCTGGGATGGATGGACTCGAAGTCTGTAAAGAGATCGTGGCACAGTACGATATTCCCATCATTATCTCCTCAGCGCGCAGTGACATTAGCGACAAAGTCATTGGGCTTCAAATCGGGGCGGATGATTACTTGCCAAAGCCGTACGATCCTAAAGAGATGTACGCGCGCATTCAAAGTTTAATTCGCCGTTACAAAAAGAGTTCCACACTCGAAGACCAACAAGGATCAAGCCTCTTCTTGGTCGATGAAAAACGCCATGAGATCTCGTTCAAAAATGAAGTCTTAAGTTTAACGCCTGCTGAGTATGAGATTCTTTCGTACATGATCAAGCAAAACGGTTTTTCGATTTCACGTGAACAGCTGGTGTACAACTGCAAATCCCTGAAAGATAAAGGCTCAAAAAGTTTAGATGTCATCATCGGACGATTACGTGCTAAAATTGGCGATGACTCGAAGAGTCCTGAATACATCCACTCGGTTCGAGGGATTGGGTATAAGCTGGTTGGATGA
- a CDS encoding SLAC1 anion channel family protein: MEVMQEAEQNRLKFFPIMMYATVMGMSGLTIMYQKAALWLGFSALIGEGLMAITTLLFGVISVIYITKFLKYSAAVKKEFSHPVRINFFAAVSISMLMLAIIYKEHYPSVAAFFWYPGAVLHFYLTMHTISFWINNNQELDHSNPAWFIPIVGNVLIPVAGVGFASQGVLLYFFSTGIFFWVILFAILLNRIIFHHQMANKFMPTMFILIAPPAVGFLAYVKIYEVIDTFAMILFNLALFFTFLIAFMYKNFIKIKFFISWWAFVFPVAAMAISTMLMYHQTQDIPLLVLAYTMIVVTSVIITIVIYQTLIHMQKGDICVQE; this comes from the coding sequence ATGGAAGTAATGCAAGAAGCGGAGCAAAATAGACTCAAATTTTTCCCCATTATGATGTATGCAACGGTCATGGGTATGAGTGGTTTGACCATCATGTACCAAAAAGCTGCCCTTTGGTTAGGCTTTTCAGCACTGATCGGTGAAGGTTTAATGGCGATCACAACGCTACTTTTTGGTGTGATCAGTGTGATTTATATCACAAAGTTTTTGAAGTACAGTGCTGCTGTTAAAAAAGAGTTTAGCCATCCTGTGCGTATTAACTTTTTTGCAGCGGTTTCGATCTCTATGCTTATGTTGGCGATTATCTACAAAGAGCATTATCCCTCTGTTGCAGCCTTTTTTTGGTACCCAGGCGCGGTACTTCATTTTTACTTAACGATGCACACGATCTCCTTTTGGATCAACAACAACCAAGAGTTAGATCACTCCAATCCTGCGTGGTTTATCCCCATTGTGGGCAATGTTCTCATCCCTGTGGCAGGTGTTGGGTTTGCAAGCCAAGGTGTGTTGCTCTATTTCTTTAGCACGGGCATCTTCTTTTGGGTGATTTTGTTTGCTATTTTGCTTAATCGCATCATTTTTCACCACCAGATGGCAAACAAATTTATGCCAACGATGTTTATTCTCATCGCACCGCCTGCGGTTGGGTTTCTTGCGTATGTAAAGATTTATGAAGTCATCGACACCTTTGCGATGATCTTATTTAATCTCGCACTCTTTTTCACCTTCTTGATCGCCTTTATGTATAAAAACTTCATTAAAATCAAGTTTTTTATCTCGTGGTGGGCGTTTGTCTTCCCTGTGGCGGCAATGGCGATTAGCACGATGCTCATGTACCATCAAACGCAAGACATTCCCTTGTTGGTACTTGCGTATACGATGATAGTTGTTACAAGCGTTATTATCACGATCGTCATTTATCAAACGCTGATCCACATGCAAAAAGGTGACATCTGCGTTCAAGAGTAA
- a CDS encoding DUF6858 family protein, with protein sequence MQKTIFMDKYPLYSLLIQKSETGYENVGQIIAYFKEKISEHPIAKFIAVFDHYAHTKSLGGEIMEGLKDAQNIIFCFGPIIPNTKIVAVRPRSIAVCELEDSFIIEFLEAPKEEMHALMESWAKALVEVK encoded by the coding sequence ATGCAAAAAACAATTTTTATGGACAAATACCCGCTGTATTCGCTGCTCATTCAGAAGAGTGAGACGGGTTATGAAAACGTTGGGCAGATCATTGCCTATTTTAAAGAGAAGATCAGTGAGCATCCTATCGCGAAATTTATCGCGGTGTTTGATCATTATGCGCACACAAAATCCTTAGGTGGTGAGATCATGGAAGGGCTCAAAGATGCTCAAAATATCATCTTCTGCTTTGGTCCTATAATCCCCAATACCAAAATCGTCGCGGTGCGTCCTCGCAGTATTGCTGTTTGCGAATTAGAGGACTCTTTTATCATCGAATTTTTAGAAGCACCCAAAGAAGAGATGCACGCTTTGATGGAATCTTGGGCAAAAGCTCTCGTTGAAGTTAAATAG
- a CDS encoding Spy/CpxP family protein refolding chaperone encodes MKRTILTLATLVALGTTSTFAYGMNGNCQGMPSNGMGMMQGGGMGGQGMMNGNKGGMMMGMPMFQQLDLTDDQRHKLAVLQSEMKLEMTKLRDPKMMTKMQDLMSGESFNKKEFIKLHTEMHEKMVAVQADHMEKVFNILTKEQRAELKTLMSQKPSRRAPGQAPAPVSK; translated from the coding sequence ATGAAAAGAACAATCTTAACGCTAGCAACTTTGGTTGCGCTTGGAACGACAAGCACCTTTGCTTATGGAATGAATGGTAACTGCCAAGGCATGCCATCGAATGGTATGGGCATGATGCAAGGTGGTGGAATGGGTGGACAAGGTATGATGAATGGTAACAAAGGTGGCATGATGATGGGTATGCCTATGTTCCAGCAACTTGACCTTACAGATGACCAACGTCATAAATTAGCTGTTTTGCAAAGTGAAATGAAGTTAGAAATGACAAAACTACGTGATCCAAAAATGATGACTAAAATGCAAGATCTCATGAGTGGCGAGAGCTTCAACAAAAAAGAGTTCATCAAGCTTCACACTGAAATGCACGAAAAAATGGTAGCTGTTCAAGCCGATCACATGGAAAAAGTGTTTAACATTTTAACCAAAGAACAACGTGCTGAACTTAAAACATTGATGAGCCAAAAACCTAGCAGACGCGCTCCTGGGCAAGCACCTGCACCTGTCAGTAAATAA
- the dnaJ gene encoding molecular chaperone DnaJ, with the protein MDLEYYEILEISRSADAAEIKKAYRKLALQFHPDRNQGDKEAEEKFKAINEAYQVLSDEQKRSTYDRYGKSGLDSQGFSHFSDMRYEDIMGDLGSIFESVFGGGFSSSGGFGGNGAKQNRKYNLDLEAEVTLAFNEAIFGCKKEVSFSYKKPCETCDGTGSKDKAKATCKECKGKGQVFYRQGFMTFSQTCPACNGKGSVVTNPCPSCNGKGFSQVDDKVTIDIPEGIDNNNRIRVAGKGNIDERGTRGDLYILVHVKEDEHFVRHNDDIYIEVPIFFTQVALGQTIKIPTIRGETELELPLGAKDKQQFIFKKEGVKNVHTHQLGSMIAQISVRYPKKLTKEQKEMLEKLQAEFGIETKHKDEKFESVFDKIKSWFD; encoded by the coding sequence GTGGATCTAGAATATTACGAAATATTGGAAATTAGTAGATCTGCAGATGCTGCAGAGATTAAAAAAGCATACCGAAAATTAGCGTTGCAATTCCATCCTGACCGCAACCAAGGTGACAAAGAGGCTGAAGAGAAATTTAAAGCGATCAATGAAGCCTACCAAGTCTTAAGCGACGAGCAAAAACGCTCCACGTATGATCGTTACGGCAAATCAGGACTTGACTCTCAAGGCTTTAGCCATTTCTCCGATATGCGCTATGAAGACATTATGGGCGATCTTGGTTCCATCTTTGAGTCTGTCTTTGGCGGAGGATTTAGCAGTAGCGGCGGTTTTGGTGGCAATGGCGCGAAACAAAATCGCAAATACAACCTCGACCTCGAAGCTGAAGTCACGCTAGCGTTTAATGAAGCCATTTTTGGATGTAAAAAAGAGGTCAGTTTCTCCTATAAAAAACCCTGCGAGACGTGTGATGGTACCGGAAGCAAAGACAAAGCTAAGGCGACATGCAAAGAGTGTAAAGGTAAAGGACAAGTCTTTTATCGACAAGGCTTTATGACCTTTTCTCAAACCTGCCCTGCGTGTAATGGCAAAGGCAGTGTTGTCACCAATCCATGCCCAAGCTGTAACGGCAAAGGTTTTAGTCAAGTGGACGATAAAGTCACCATTGACATTCCTGAGGGCATTGACAACAACAACCGCATTCGCGTAGCAGGAAAAGGCAACATCGATGAGCGTGGAACCAGAGGTGACCTTTACATCTTAGTGCATGTCAAAGAAGATGAGCATTTTGTGCGCCATAATGATGATATTTACATCGAAGTCCCCATCTTTTTCACCCAAGTAGCCCTAGGTCAAACGATCAAAATTCCAACGATTCGTGGCGAAACCGAACTTGAACTTCCTTTGGGCGCGAAAGATAAACAGCAATTCATCTTCAAAAAAGAGGGTGTCAAAAACGTGCATACTCATCAACTTGGAAGCATGATCGCGCAAATTTCGGTTCGTTACCCTAAAAAGCTGACCAAAGAGCAAAAAGAGATGCTTGAGAAACTCCAAGCAGAATTTGGCATTGAAACCAAACACAAAGATGAAAAATTTGAAAGCGTCTTCGATAAAATCAAAAGCTGGTTTGACTAA
- a CDS encoding DUF4492 domain-containing protein, protein MNFRFWIALYKEGFSHLGVGKTLWKVIFIKLLVMIVLFKGLFFNETLHTLFDDETQKSEYVLDNLTKDLK, encoded by the coding sequence ATGAATTTTCGATTTTGGATAGCTCTCTATAAAGAGGGTTTTAGCCATTTAGGGGTTGGAAAAACATTGTGGAAAGTGATTTTTATTAAGCTTTTGGTGATGATAGTTCTCTTCAAAGGACTCTTCTTCAACGAAACCCTGCATACGCTCTTTGATGACGAAACGCAAAAAAGTGAGTATGTATTAGATAATTTAACAAAGGATCTCAAGTGA
- a CDS encoding cytochrome d ubiquinol oxidase subunit II: MFELLSLLQLQQLWWIIVSLLGGVFAFLLFVQGGQTLLFSLPANETEKTMLVNSLGRKWELGFTTLVLFGGALFAAFPLFYATSFGGAYWVWLAILFCFIIQAVSYEYRKRPDNFLGTKTYERFLYLNGSLGVLLLGIAISTFFSGAQFHLDENRFVFWDNPLRGLEALWNPFNYLLAFTLFFLSRIGAGLYFINNIDHDALHVKIKTMLRSHTLLFLLFFVSFMGWILTKEGFAYDPLTKAVMIVPYHYLNNFAQMPWVLALFGLGVCLVVFGVSRALFSTSKTSIKPFGVGVIFTVTALFLTVGLNYTVFYPSLSDLQSSLHIENASGSFYTLTTMSYLGLMIPFVVAYIAYAWYAMNRVKITEAEMNDSSQHHY; encoded by the coding sequence ATGTTTGAACTACTCTCCTTGCTTCAATTGCAACAGTTGTGGTGGATTATTGTAAGCCTTTTAGGAGGCGTTTTTGCGTTTTTGCTGTTTGTGCAAGGGGGTCAAACTTTGCTGTTTTCCCTTCCTGCCAATGAAACAGAAAAAACGATGTTGGTCAACTCTTTGGGGCGAAAATGGGAGCTTGGCTTTACCACATTGGTTCTGTTTGGTGGTGCTTTATTTGCCGCATTTCCTCTGTTTTACGCAACCAGTTTTGGGGGTGCGTATTGGGTCTGGCTTGCCATTTTGTTCTGTTTTATCATCCAAGCGGTCAGTTACGAGTACCGCAAAAGGCCGGATAATTTTTTAGGAACGAAAACGTACGAACGCTTTTTGTACCTCAATGGAAGCTTAGGTGTTTTACTCTTAGGCATTGCCATCAGCACCTTTTTTAGCGGGGCCCAGTTTCATCTCGATGAGAATCGCTTTGTCTTTTGGGATAACCCTTTGCGGGGGTTAGAAGCGCTATGGAATCCGTTTAATTATCTTTTAGCGTTCACGCTTTTCTTTCTTTCACGCATTGGTGCGGGGCTTTATTTTATCAATAATATTGACCATGACGCTTTACATGTAAAGATCAAAACGATGCTGAGATCACACACATTGCTCTTCTTACTCTTCTTTGTAAGCTTTATGGGTTGGATTCTCACCAAAGAGGGATTTGCCTATGATCCTCTCACCAAAGCGGTGATGATCGTGCCGTATCACTATCTCAACAATTTTGCCCAAATGCCTTGGGTGTTAGCGCTTTTTGGTCTGGGAGTGTGTTTGGTCGTTTTTGGCGTGTCGCGCGCCCTTTTTAGTACCAGTAAAACAAGTATTAAGCCTTTTGGTGTGGGCGTTATTTTTACGGTGACGGCACTGTTTCTCACGGTTGGACTGAACTATACCGTTTTTTACCCCTCTTTGAGCGATTTGCAAAGTTCATTGCACATTGAAAATGCGAGTGGAAGCTTCTACACACTGACCACGATGAGTTATTTGGGGTTAATGATTCCGTTTGTTGTGGCATACATTGCTTACGCGTGGTATGCCATGAATCGTGTGAAAATTACGGAAGCAGAGATGAACGACTCTAGCCAACATCACTATTAG
- a CDS encoding ArsS family sensor histidine kinase: protein MIKNSILNKISAIFFLSLFLLAMFFALLLEHQSDKNLDNMKQRQIQSVNYLLVMYRNNVEPGDIEEYFNNFGLKKVSSKHLRDSVLERGVVIFQKLSPISRFSSIVYNDRYYLFIDNFESSVLLESQDYKNFNESLWVVFVIALLILLYMYISIFKSIAPLKTLSSQIRKFASGDLEIECKSESNDEIGEVANEFDRAVKKIHDLINSRQLFLRTIMHELKTPIGKGRIVAEMLEDETAKKRLIGVFGRLDLLISEFSKIEQITSKRYDLSLKEYSLLHVIDQAIDLLMLDDKKREDQVKVEGDFDFKVTVDFDLMALALKNLMDNAMKHSLNHRVYVKSEGQKVIIANEGEPLKMAIEEYFQPFVSGSKACGSGLGLGLYIVKNIVAQHGFEVLYGYEEGFHHFSIDFSKECAL, encoded by the coding sequence ATGATTAAAAACTCGATTCTGAACAAGATCAGCGCGATCTTTTTTCTCTCACTTTTTTTACTGGCGATGTTTTTTGCTCTTTTGTTGGAGCATCAAAGTGACAAAAACTTAGACAATATGAAACAGCGCCAAATTCAATCGGTCAACTACCTTTTAGTGATGTACCGAAACAACGTCGAACCAGGCGATATTGAAGAGTATTTTAATAACTTTGGACTCAAAAAAGTCTCCAGCAAACACCTGCGTGATTCGGTATTGGAGCGCGGGGTGGTCATTTTTCAAAAGCTTTCACCCATTAGTCGTTTCTCCTCCATTGTCTACAATGATCGCTACTATCTTTTCATCGACAATTTCGAATCGAGCGTGCTTTTAGAGAGTCAAGACTACAAAAATTTTAACGAGAGTTTGTGGGTTGTTTTTGTCATAGCGCTTCTGATTTTGCTTTACATGTACATCTCTATTTTTAAAAGCATTGCTCCTTTGAAAACACTCAGTTCTCAAATACGTAAGTTTGCTTCGGGTGATCTTGAGATTGAATGCAAGAGTGAATCCAACGATGAGATCGGTGAAGTTGCCAATGAGTTTGACCGAGCGGTAAAAAAAATCCACGATCTGATTAACTCACGACAACTTTTTTTACGCACCATTATGCACGAGCTTAAAACGCCCATTGGCAAAGGGCGTATTGTCGCGGAGATGTTAGAGGATGAAACGGCTAAAAAGCGCTTGATTGGGGTTTTTGGAAGGCTGGATCTGCTCATTTCTGAGTTTTCAAAAATCGAGCAGATCACCTCGAAGCGTTACGATTTGAGTCTGAAAGAGTATTCGCTTTTACATGTAATCGATCAAGCGATTGATCTGTTGATGCTGGATGATAAAAAAAGAGAAGATCAAGTAAAAGTGGAGGGCGATTTTGATTTTAAAGTCACCGTTGATTTTGATTTGATGGCACTTGCGCTTAAAAACCTGATGGACAATGCGATGAAACACAGCCTCAACCACCGTGTTTACGTGAAAAGTGAAGGGCAAAAAGTGATCATTGCGAATGAAGGAGAACCGCTTAAAATGGCGATTGAAGAGTATTTTCAACCCTTTGTTTCGGGTTCAAAAGCGTGCGGAAGTGGGCTGGGCTTGGGACTTTACATCGTTAAAAACATCGTGGCACAGCACGGATTTGAAGTGCTGTATGGCTATGAAGAGGGCTTTCATCACTTTAGTATCGATTTTTCCAAAGAGTGTGCGTTATGA
- the recR gene encoding recombination mediator RecR produces the protein MMRGLEKFNKLVEAFEKLPTVGRKSAVRFAYHLVLNDTFSAMKLSNAIESAIKSIRKCERCGALSEHEICDICLDERRDAQKLCIVESAKDIFVLEEHKLFEGRYFVLCDLEEETLGKLERIVHEGITEMIFALTPSLANDALILFIEDKLKNHPLQFTKIAQGVPTGVHLENVDMLSLSKALESRTKT, from the coding sequence ATGATGCGAGGGTTAGAGAAGTTCAATAAACTGGTTGAGGCATTTGAAAAGCTCCCCACTGTTGGTCGAAAATCTGCAGTACGTTTTGCCTACCATTTGGTCTTAAATGACACGTTTTCAGCGATGAAGCTCTCCAATGCGATTGAGAGTGCGATCAAAAGTATTCGCAAATGCGAGCGTTGTGGCGCACTCAGCGAGCATGAGATTTGTGATATTTGTCTCGATGAGAGGCGCGATGCTCAAAAGCTCTGCATTGTGGAGAGTGCGAAAGATATCTTTGTGCTCGAAGAGCATAAACTCTTTGAAGGGCGTTATTTTGTTTTGTGCGACTTGGAAGAGGAGACGCTTGGTAAGCTTGAGCGGATCGTGCATGAAGGGATTACCGAGATGATTTTTGCGCTCACCCCTTCTTTAGCCAATGACGCTTTGATTTTATTTATCGAAGATAAACTCAAAAACCACCCCCTTCAGTTTACCAAGATCGCCCAAGGTGTACCCACAGGCGTTCATTTGGAAAATGTCGATATGCTCTCTCTCTCCAAAGCGTTGGAATCGCGCACCAAAACGTAA